In Mycteria americana isolate JAX WOST 10 ecotype Jacksonville Zoo and Gardens chromosome 5, USCA_MyAme_1.0, whole genome shotgun sequence, one DNA window encodes the following:
- the ISM2 gene encoding isthmin-2 isoform X1 — protein MPLMRGKVVLILGFVVLTTFLAAVRGLPVRKQRSNSPKERSSKLAEVSASSDPSSAGDEELPPSGKARGLRRSGQAGPRRHRRRGVAQQAARSPAVPQPSGAGREESLPFVLDLQSLPGLANVDLSAQNPNIQVTIEVVDDPQAEMEMDLLKETSNDWSLTSSEWLSHKDLFWPLFWEYTDPAEEEEEEEEEEEEEDDNLDVGDREEEEEEEEEDYTAEYEEEESMLSGVGGDWDQRWPGQKNWIFKEKYNYDYEDEEEWSPWSPCSITCGSGNQKRTRSCGYACTATESRTCDLPRCPGAEGEMVFPTEEMPFKSDNTTELFNSEVDSCEKWLNCKSDFLTKYLSKVLTDLPSCPCSYPLEAVYSAVNLRDERQGKSFRWRDASGPKERLDIYKPTARFCLRSMLSLDSTTLAAQHCCYDEHTHLITRGKGAGVPNLISTEFSPELHYKVDMLPWILCKGDWSRYHAVRPPNNGRRCADNPAEEEYLSQLQEAKEY, from the exons gTCTCTGCCTCATCCGACCCCAGTTCGGCGGGGGACGAGGAGCTGCCGCCATCGGGCAAGGCGCGGGGGCTGAGGCGGAGCGGGCAGGCTGGCCCACGGCGGCACAGGCGCCGCGGGGTGGCTCAGCAGGCTGCCAGGAGCCCGGCGGTGCCCCAGCCCAGCGGCGCTGGCCGGGAGGAGAGCCTGCCCTTCGTGCTGGACCTGCAGAGCTTGCCAGGGCTGGCTAACGTGGACCTGAGTGCCCAGAACCCCAACATCCAG GTGACTATTGAAGTGGTGGATGATCCTCAGGCTGAGATGGAGATGGACTTGTTGAAGGAGACAAGCAATGACTGGTCCCTGACGTCCTCTGAGTGGTTGTCCCACAAGGACCTCTTCTGGCCCCTCTTCTGGGAATACACCGaccctgctgaggaggaggaagaggaggaggaggaggaggaggaagaggatgacaACCTGGACGTaggggacagggaggaggaagaggaagaggaggaggaagattaCACAGCAGAGTATGAGGAGGAAGAGTCCATGCTCAGTGGAGTGGGAGGTGACTGGGACCAGCGGTGGCCCGGGCAGAAGAACTGGATCTTTAAGGAAAAGTATAATTATG ACTATGAAGATGAGGAAGAGTGGAGCCCATGGTCCCCTTGCAGCATCACCTGTGGCAGTGGCAACCAGAAGAGGACCCGGTCCTGTGGCTACGCCTGCACAGCGACCGAGTCGAGGACCTGCGACCTGCCACGCTGCCCTG gAGCAGAGGGGGAAATGGTCTTCCCCACAGAGGAGATGCCTTTCAAAAGCGACAACACCACAGAGCTGTTCAACTCAG AGGTGGACAGCTGTGAGAAGTGGCTGAACTGCAAGAGCGACTTCCTCACCAAGTACCTGAGCAAGGTGCTGACGGACCTGCCCAGCTGCCCCTGCTCCTACCCGCTGGAGGCCGTCTACAGTGCTGTCAATCTGCGGGATGAGCGGCAGGGCAAGAGCTTCCGATGGCGGGACGCCAGCGGCCCCAAGGAGCGCCTGGACATCTACAAGCCGACGGCACGCTTCTGCCTGCGCTCCATGCTCTCCCTCGACAGCACCACCCtggctgcccagcactgctgctaCGACGAGCACACCCACCTCATCACCCGCGGCAAGGGGGCCGGCGTCCCCAACCTCATCAGCACCGAGTTCTCCCCGGAGCTGCACTACAAGGTGGACATGCTGCCCTGGATCCTCTGCAAGGGCGACTGGAGCCGCTACCACGCCGTCCGGCCCCCCAACAATGGGCGACGGTGTGCTGACAACCCCGCCGAGGAGGAGtacctctcccagctgcaggaggccAAGGAGTACTAG